One Campylobacter massiliensis DNA window includes the following coding sequences:
- a CDS encoding coiled-coil domain-containing protein, producing MSKAELSKFDAGLQDLAVESFGGKVVRGKVNSKTVHDTLETMHIKEKAEKEAQAAMKLAEQKLKELQKIEAKTNEAKENLAQIQKHCKDTQDRLESAKRKLSKAEDVVVYQNQAMQDAQSKINNLETKIDISSSKLQTIKDEIDTASNELLNRQSQVEDKNKELKTLSSNISTVQSEILRQEEIEQRAKEVAAEIIKNSRETKEYEESAGFLGKTIKKIKTIISIPKVEEYIEENLIKFSHYIDQSKAQILELLKANDINTPEELQQKIDDSNKVEKLNKDIEWYKKTIIQRSDRIRELESSLENAENNLKQADADKEEVQARLNNALDSQFSAETKRSEYIELGVKMGIAISSISQKIKDYFIKFNSGAIVLLDTASKTSHESIMELANSEYEKERDMQSLDSKTDCWMATSRRCIQEIGIMRRRTSG from the coding sequence ATGAGCAAAGCCGAGCTCTCTAAATTCGACGCCGGACTTCAAGATCTTGCTGTAGAAAGTTTCGGAGGAAAAGTAGTAAGAGGAAAGGTAAACTCAAAAACCGTTCATGATACACTAGAAACAATGCATATAAAAGAAAAAGCAGAAAAAGAGGCTCAGGCCGCTATGAAGCTAGCTGAGCAAAAACTAAAGGAACTGCAAAAAATCGAAGCCAAAACTAACGAAGCAAAGGAAAATCTAGCCCAAATTCAAAAACATTGCAAGGATACCCAAGACCGACTGGAATCCGCAAAAAGAAAACTCTCGAAGGCAGAAGACGTAGTCGTATACCAAAACCAAGCCATGCAAGATGCACAAAGTAAAATAAATAATCTAGAAACCAAGATAGATATCAGTAGTAGCAAGCTTCAAACTATAAAAGACGAAATAGATACCGCCAGCAATGAACTTTTAAACAGACAGAGCCAAGTGGAAGACAAAAACAAAGAATTAAAGACCCTAAGTAGCAATATATCTACTGTGCAAAGCGAGATTTTACGACAAGAGGAAATCGAGCAAAGAGCAAAGGAAGTCGCAGCCGAGATCATAAAAAACTCGAGGGAAACCAAAGAATACGAAGAGTCCGCAGGATTCCTGGGTAAAACTATCAAAAAAATCAAAACGATTATTAGCATACCTAAAGTAGAGGAATATATTGAAGAGAATTTAATTAAATTCTCCCACTACATCGATCAAAGCAAGGCTCAAATTTTAGAGCTATTGAAAGCCAACGACATAAACACTCCCGAGGAGCTTCAGCAAAAAATAGACGACTCCAATAAAGTAGAAAAACTAAACAAAGACATAGAGTGGTACAAAAAGACCATAATCCAAAGAAGCGATAGAATACGCGAGTTAGAATCCAGTTTGGAAAATGCCGAAAACAACCTAAAACAAGCCGATGCCGACAAAGAAGAAGTCCAAGCCCGGCTAAATAATGCCCTAGATAGCCAGTTTAGCGCCGAAACCAAAAGAAGCGAATATATAGAACTAGGCGTAAAAATGGGAATAGCGATAAGCTCGATATCACAGAAGATAAAAGACTATTTTATCAAATTTAACTCGGGAGCCATAGTGTTGCTGGATACTGCAAGCAAAACCTCTCACGAAAGTATAATGGAGCTAGCAAATAGCGAATACGAAAAAGAAAGGGATATGCAAAGTCTAGACTCAAAGACAGACTGTTGGATGGCTACTTCTCGGCGGTGTATTCAAGAAATAGGAATCATGCGTCGGAGAACTTCGGGCTAG
- a CDS encoding nucleoside recognition domain-containing protein, protein MQEANDGKRLAIGTVALILAIVFFGGFLKDVAGGIFDFGKLTGQFPEWFKTAGGTSAKGGFIFALSLVPAIMLALGFVAIFERYYALYAASRWLTPVLKPLIGIPGCCSISLIASTQSTDAGSSTAKFLRQDGKITHKELLIFAAFQFSAGAMITNFLASFAPLLTVADKNGALAPISIAAGLGIILVFKVFGANLMRLYVKKFVKDGETEV, encoded by the coding sequence ATGCAAGAGGCAAACGACGGCAAAAGGCTAGCGATCGGCACCGTTGCCTTGATCCTAGCTATCGTCTTTTTCGGTGGTTTCTTAAAGGACGTCGCGGGCGGAATTTTTGATTTCGGTAAGCTAACCGGACAGTTTCCGGAGTGGTTTAAAACTGCAGGCGGCACTAGCGCAAAGGGCGGTTTTATATTTGCGCTTAGTCTGGTTCCTGCGATCATGCTAGCTCTAGGTTTCGTCGCGATATTTGAGAGATATTACGCGCTTTATGCGGCTTCGCGCTGGCTAACTCCCGTGCTAAAGCCTCTCATCGGTATCCCTGGCTGCTGCTCGATCTCGCTCATAGCCAGCACGCAAAGCACCGACGCGGGTAGCTCCACGGCGAAGTTTTTACGTCAAGACGGCAAGATCACGCACAAAGAGCTTTTGATATTTGCCGCGTTTCAGTTTAGCGCGGGCGCGATGATCACGAATTTCCTAGCGTCTTTCGCTCCGTTGCTCACGGTAGCCGATAAAAATGGAGCCCTAGCGCCTATATCTATTGCGGCGGGCCTAGGAATTATTTTGGTGTTTAAGGTATTTGGGGCAAATTTGATGAGACTTTACGTCAAAAAATTCGTAAAAGACGGGGAGACTGAAGTATGA